The nucleotide window ttttttttgttatttagtCTTGCAGCCCACCTAGTTTGGATAATTCAGGGGTAACATTCTGTCTCTATTTTGAAGGTCATGATCCTCATAACAGGGGCACACAAAGCATTTGCCTTGTACAAGGCCATAGAGGAGGGAGTGAACCACATGTGGACTGTGTCTGCATTCCAGCAGCACCCCCAAACTATCTTTGTGTGTGATGAAGATGCCACCCAAGAGCTAAGAGTCAAAACAGTGAAATACTTCAAAGGTAATCAAACCACGGTGATGTTATGTGAAGGATCTTACAGCATATTGTAGTTAGCAGACATATCTATCCCTTGCAACTTGTATTACAGCAACATCTTCACTTTGTGGGGcagttgtggcctactggttagggcttcgggctaggaccgaagggttgctggttcaattcccgaccagtaggaaaaatgtgggcgggggaagtggttgagcactgctctcccatgcccacatccacagctgaagtgcccttgagcaaggcacctacccccccactgctccccgagcgccgctgtagcaaggcaactcactgctccgggttagtctgtgcttcacctcactgtgtgttcactgtgtgctcacgaattcacggatgggataaatgccgagaccaaattccttgtatacgcaagtatttACTTAAGTGATGGTTCATTCCATTTGTTCTATTTTATGGTAATTCCATTTTAACCAGTTGATTTATTTGGATTTTTCTTTTGTTGAAAAGAGATATGTGATGATAAccattattcatgtttttttcttggTTGACAGGGATGATGCATGTCCACAATAAACTGGTGGAGCAATAACCAGATGAGGATCATGTATACTGCGTCTGCACTGATCTGAGTCAGATAGTCTATCACCATTTGATTTTGATGTGTTAACTGATCTGTTGTGAATtccaaacataggcctacatgtttagTGTGCCTACTTTTCATCATAAACTTGATTCACCATGTTGCCTTACTCATTATTTTCTTACTTTTTGTATGCTTCATACACTAAATAAAGCGCTTTGGCATTGCATAATTACAAAACGGATCAGGAGTCTTTATTATCTTAGCCCTACAAGAAGTGGATATGTTGTTATGTAACACCTACTGCCACAGGGAACTTTTGAATGTAGGCCAGGCAGCCTGCTTGCCACCATTCTTGGGATTATGTAGCTACTAGCTAGCAAGCGACAACACTGCATCAGCCTGCCCTACGTAACGTAACAGAATCAACTCTGACTTCCTGAAAGggtggagtagagtagaggagtaGGGGAGAAGACGTCAGACTGTGGATTATCTGTTGATCCAATTTAACCTTTTTGACAGTCTATATTAAATTGGGAAACGAGCTTTAAGTGATACAGCAAGGTCCCAAGAATGACCGAGCAACGGAGTGGCTATCAGCAGGTATGGATAGCCTATATTCGAGGAGTGTTGGCTAACTTGTACGCGACGGCTTCTACTTTCAATATTGGCTGCTTGCTAGGTGGATTGTTCAGCTAAATTAGCTGCTACAGGCCGAGTAATACAATCGATCCGGAATTAGCCGGATTTAATTGGCATATTGTCAAACATTTTGCCGCATATTGTAGAAGTCTCTGTTCACCAATCAGTGGTATAATCTTTCCACATAACTATGTATTGAGAACACTTacgacgttaacgttagcttgaAATCGGTGTCATGCTACTAGCTTGGTTGGGGAGGACGGCTCAAAACAAGACTCACGTAAAAGATGTTCCATTGCGTTGCTGATACATCAGTGCACTCCCTACCAACCACTAGATCTAGTCAGCGCTTAGCATTTGGGTCATTTTATTTCTTAGGTTATGATATTCTGCTTACAGTTTGTAGTTTCGCTGGTGCTCTGGTCATGCTTTGCCCTTTTTACCGATTTGCCAAAAAAGTTGGTTGGTGGTCGGTTTTCAGTTAATTTCAGCAGACTGTTGTCAAACTAGCCGACAACATTTCAAGAGATATATTCGACCTctgttgtatgtgtgtaggaATTTAGAGTAAGTGTTCACCTATTGTTAGTAACGACATGGTTATTTTGTAACATAAGGTACTTTGAGAAGATTGTTTCGTCTCTTTAATAGCTCACCAATGAAGAGGAGACAGGCGAAGTGTCTCAAGAAGTACCCGACGCCCCTCCGCCGTACAACAGCATTGCAGCGGACAATGCAGGTAACGTTAATAGACATAGGTTGCAATCTCGGCCTGCCCTGCACTGAAACAGAATGCACATCCTCATCCCGGTAATTCAAAATCTATAGGTATTCCCTGTTTTAGCACTATCTGCTGAATTTTTGATAAACAGCCGCTCAGTGCTTCAACCCTTAGAGATGGTTAGGGATATGTTGATGCAAGGATAACAGCAAAAAAGGTAAGTGATCCTATTGCCAGGAGGGAGACATAATTACAGTTTAGCATTGTGATTAAGCTTGACAATATATTGAGTTAAAACTCCATGAGTGCCAACCATTGCAAGAGAGCTCTCTAACTTGGCGGTTATTTACAATTGTTACGTCAAATGATTTTTGGAGTTGCTTGGACAGTAATCAGGGTTAGCCTACATTGGTATCAGTCATGGGCCACGGATACTCATGTTACAAGTGTACATGATACATTTGTCCTTGGCAACCATTTCATTCAGTTTTATGGAGCCATACTTTGAACCTCTGAACGACCTTGCCTTTGATATGCCTCATTTGATTTTGCGTGCATATTCCATTGGATCCCCTCAAGCCAGACTTGACATTTATCTCTTAACAGCTAATTTCACCTTTAAAGAGGACGGATCTTACCCCCTTCCTCCTTCATACAACGTTGCTACAACATTGCCCTCCTATGACGAAGCTGAGAGGACCAAAACTGAAGCAGCACTGCCTCTTGTCACTGGAAGGGTATGGCTCTCTCAGTTAAATGTTTACAAATCAGCTCAAACTTgctgttgtgtctttgtgggaGATAGAGCATATTGACTGCATTTTTCATTTATGTATAATGCATTGTAatctaaagacaaaaagagtagttgcatgtgtgtgtgtgtgtgtgttttttaattttattttttttggtagGAGGAAGATTTCATTGCCAGGGATGACTTTGATGATGCCGACCAACTGCGGATTGGAAATGATGGCATTTTTATGCTGACATTCTTCAGTaagtgtgtgcattgtgtgcgTCTGCCATTGACAGTGGCATGGATGACTGAATGTTCACAAGAGTCCATATCAGCATTGATGTACCCTCTCATTCTACATCTACATTaagttttatccaaagcgacttacacgtCAGTTAAATTACAAGGGCCACTCTCACCCTTGCCTTCACAATTTGTTTTTCTCCATTTTACCGCCGTTGTCTAGTGGCATTCCTTTTCAACTGGATCGGCTTTTTCCTGTCCTTCTGTCTGACCACTTCGGCTGCTGGTCGCTATGGTGCCATCTCTGGGTTCGGGCTCTCCCTGGTCAAGTGGATTCTGATAGTCAGAGTAAGGCCTTTTTCTTTTCTCAGTTGCTATGGTAACTCCTGGAGACATCAGGGCATTTGTCAGTGCTATCTGTGTCAGTAGACTGGGACTAATTATTAgactatttaaaaacaaaacaaggttTATAAATACCTCCAAGAAGTGTCAGTCCTGAATAATGAATACTTCTCTGCTGTAGGTCTGTTGCacattttgtattatttattttttgctgtcTGTTTTCACAGTTTTCTACCTACTTCCCTGGCTATTTTGATGGCCAGTATTGGCTGTGGTGGGTGTTCCTTGGGTTGGGTAAGTATCACTGAGCCTGGAATTTTGTTATTGAGACATGGGGATTATTCAGCGAAATCACGTCTTTGTGCCTTCTGAATCGCTTTGAGTCGCTAGCCTTCACTGAAAGTCCGTCTCTGAATGACCTTACTCATTATTGCCATTCCTCTGAGTTTGAACTCCTTGTGTGTCTGTTGCTTCAGGGTTCCTGCTCTTCTTCAGAGGTTTCATAAATTACTCCAGAGTGCGCAAAATGGCTGACTCTTCCTCATTTGCTACTCTCCCACGTACCAGAGTACTTTTCATTTACTGAAGGTAAATCCTCAAATGTGCAAATATGGGCATGTC belongs to Alosa sapidissima isolate fAloSap1 chromosome 20, fAloSap1.pri, whole genome shotgun sequence and includes:
- the ndfip1 gene encoding NEDD4 family-interacting protein 1, with the translated sequence MTEQRSGYQQLTNEEETGEVSQEVPDAPPPYNSIAADNAANFTFKEDGSYPLPPSYNVATTLPSYDEAERTKTEAALPLVTGREEDFIARDDFDDADQLRIGNDGIFMLTFFMAFLFNWIGFFLSFCLTTSAAGRYGAISGFGLSLVKWILIVRFSTYFPGYFDGQYWLWWVFLGLGFLLFFRGFINYSRVRKMADSSSFATLPRTRVLFIY